A genomic stretch from Lagenorhynchus albirostris chromosome 12, mLagAlb1.1, whole genome shotgun sequence includes:
- the GTF3C6 gene encoding general transcription factor 3C polypeptide 6 isoform X1, translating into MAAPAGGAHGSETARRSGGMAAVAEETSRGYWDEEEEKEEEEEDAEQLVLVELSGIIDSDFLSKCENKCKILGIDTEKPILQVDSYVFAGEYEDTLGTCVIFEENVEHVDAEGNNKTVLKYKCHTMKKLSMTRTLLTEKKEGEENIGGVEWLQIKENDFSCRPNMICSFLHENEEDEVVAPDPDKSLELEEQEIQMKDNSNLSYEQEKPPNLDIEDSGPLIDIPSSETEGSVFMETQETALEITPR; encoded by the exons ATGGCGGCTCCGGCGGGCGGGGCCCACGGCTCGGAGACCGCGCGGAGGAGCGGCGGCATGGCGGCGGTGGCCGAGGAGACAAGTCGGGGATACTGggacgaggaggaggagaaggaggaggaggaggaggacgca GAGCAGTTGGTTCTGGTGGAATTATCAGGAATTATTGATTCAGACTTTCTctcaaaatgtgaaaataaatgcaAGATTTTG GGAATTGATACTGAGAAGCCCATTCTGCAAGTGGACAGCTATGTCTTTGCTGGAGAGTATGAAG ACACTCTTGGGACCTGTGTTATCTTTGAAGAAAATGTTGAACATG TGGATGCAGAAGGCAATAATAAAACAGTGCTAAAATATAAATGCCACACAATGAAGAAGCTCAGCATGACAAGAACTCTTCtgacagaaaagaaggaaggagaagaaaacatag GTGGTGTGGAATGGCTGCAAATCAAGGAAAATGATTTCTCCTGTAGACCCAACAtgatttgtagttttctgcatgaAAATGAAGAGGATGAAGTTGTAGCTCCAGACCCAGATAAATCTTTGGAGTTGGAAGAGCAAGAGATTCAAATGAAAGATAATTCAAACCTGAGTTATGAACAGGAGAAACCACCAAACTTGGATATAGAGGATTCTGGTCCTCTTATTGATATCCCTTCTTCTGAGACAGAAGGCTCTGTTTTTATGGAAACTCAAGAAACTGCCTTAGAAATCACTCCTAGATGA
- the GTF3C6 gene encoding general transcription factor 3C polypeptide 6 isoform X2, producing the protein MAAPAGGAHGSETARRSGGMAAVAEETSRGYWDEEEEKEEEEEDAQLVLVELSGIIDSDFLSKCENKCKILGIDTEKPILQVDSYVFAGEYEDTLGTCVIFEENVEHVDAEGNNKTVLKYKCHTMKKLSMTRTLLTEKKEGEENIGGVEWLQIKENDFSCRPNMICSFLHENEEDEVVAPDPDKSLELEEQEIQMKDNSNLSYEQEKPPNLDIEDSGPLIDIPSSETEGSVFMETQETALEITPR; encoded by the exons ATGGCGGCTCCGGCGGGCGGGGCCCACGGCTCGGAGACCGCGCGGAGGAGCGGCGGCATGGCGGCGGTGGCCGAGGAGACAAGTCGGGGATACTGggacgaggaggaggagaaggaggaggaggaggaggacgca CAGTTGGTTCTGGTGGAATTATCAGGAATTATTGATTCAGACTTTCTctcaaaatgtgaaaataaatgcaAGATTTTG GGAATTGATACTGAGAAGCCCATTCTGCAAGTGGACAGCTATGTCTTTGCTGGAGAGTATGAAG ACACTCTTGGGACCTGTGTTATCTTTGAAGAAAATGTTGAACATG TGGATGCAGAAGGCAATAATAAAACAGTGCTAAAATATAAATGCCACACAATGAAGAAGCTCAGCATGACAAGAACTCTTCtgacagaaaagaaggaaggagaagaaaacatag GTGGTGTGGAATGGCTGCAAATCAAGGAAAATGATTTCTCCTGTAGACCCAACAtgatttgtagttttctgcatgaAAATGAAGAGGATGAAGTTGTAGCTCCAGACCCAGATAAATCTTTGGAGTTGGAAGAGCAAGAGATTCAAATGAAAGATAATTCAAACCTGAGTTATGAACAGGAGAAACCACCAAACTTGGATATAGAGGATTCTGGTCCTCTTATTGATATCCCTTCTTCTGAGACAGAAGGCTCTGTTTTTATGGAAACTCAAGAAACTGCCTTAGAAATCACTCCTAGATGA